Proteins co-encoded in one Xiphophorus couchianus chromosome 3, X_couchianus-1.0, whole genome shotgun sequence genomic window:
- the atn1 gene encoding atrophin-1 isoform X1: MKTRTHKESMPMRSGRRRGASEERRGRRPHTSPTRPERTDRQTQRGGGEELAGNRFSCRSQGHDSSESEGEELVSPPKRQKVQDSGPNTNPPTSTHLTESSTTSTVPPPTSAASQSRESDNEDGQSQGSRSSAVGSLANSSSSLSSGRDIDQDNRSSSPSLSASPLGSLDSDSDGPDSPKQGEREKGKEVGAGKVSGEDRRTLREGRGEESCGDGEKRDVETIEDSSSLKPPSTPCSSSSLTPSIRGGESSNDSNSGRKSYFSLDSKLMCKVEYGSPAGVESNRMTSKASTQCINKTTISGGDFSHNSPNIPHSLPPPLPPPPALKPLELGGQNLSAEVKTERDKTEKTEKLMDKAQSTPPSLLPQSGPQPLSQSQPQTQPSSHPHHYSSSWQGGAATGCQGSWGYSRYPGSHHPQHQPPVQQQQLPSVYNPPSSRHSSSHPSYLPHPHPHPHREYLPRYAGGGGDRERGPTGERERGVRGECGGREITREFSAPVGNSSNSNGGGSSNNGCGAMSVPNSISAREFGGIPVGQNREYQGSGRDGPNLGPDRRDFGSAFRDREREREREGGREFNLPNQNQNRDFGPTGPAGGHPRDKDGNRWNEFGSQTREVVSNSNPNNNSIPQGNPPSSTSGLPVAPMLNRDPPASPQNNLNHPSHSSLPQHPHSHPPNSSNRDFPPPMDQTQMPSTGGDHFHRDYPPSGGKDFPAGAPPSAGTNREYLSSPGVTPNLGREYPGTGGTQHTHPPHPHYQPGPKDRERDSNLRESALYQSRGGPNQPPALSPSSSSSHHGQYPHPPPQPPVHPPQSSHSQAPQSTMGPSTRPPHYQSSAQTPPTPLSPLPSPSTNQMGAFSSFPSSSSSAPNSQLPVPGVSSSCSPGCRSSSFHGTVNNHPQFSGTYHSNGSNGSTMANSSSNSSAVSSSSNANSQAPSPQNVSKAPPPLSNSTNNNSNVSTPALTSSLPGVEGHSVSGLPPTAVIKEEPPEDREETESPPLVLRSPSPEPKHVDIPIHASQSARFHKVLDRGSSNSCARSDVLFVPLDGSKLWKKRNEMIERARREVEQRARDLREKERERERERERELDRHLQHQKDVSAAGGGRQGSSLFFPPSSSIILDPSSSSASSSANVVAHAPAHPQHHPSHPHAHLPPTHHLHPSLSHAIPHSLLLPTMGGASAVVGGPQGALGIGLGGPYLGPDTPALRTLSEYARPHAMSPLSAASRAQAHHPQVHHGHPHVHPSFFLPQLQNHALSHPHHLPTDAATAAAILGFLYGGSLEGGPGVPGHPGMAGGPVPGGIGGAGLGGMGFPHAMAAHRDRLKPGFEFKSDERVYPVGSIPDPAAIALAHSHAHAHSNAHAHAHSLLLAGGAAANEVSLYGTPPPPPAPPGPPHLQNPTLAQVTRPPQPPAPQSLSNPPPSSLLPPSLPSHPSSAPSAPAPPSASPNAPPQPPTSNSSSLHQPVPHSSFPNSLSSHVPPPPAPAAPPETYPTPTRSPASYERDRSGARERERERDRAALPAFGDRERERERERERGGSGGGGGAGAGNGGGTGGGGGGENLGRLQMLNVTPHHHQHSHIHSHLHLHQQDTAAGGVHPLMDPLASGSPLARLPYPGAALGTPILAHPLTDSEVLRQQLFGEEKAPRPCAPFRDLPQPSSLTGPMSAAHQLQAMQQAQSAELQIQRLALEQQWIHHHHHHSLTQDEYFSHLKKESDKTL; this comes from the exons ATGAAAACAAGGACGCACAAAGAATCG ATGCCCATGCGCAGTGGGCGAAGGAGGGGGGCAAGTGAGGAGAGAAGGGGCAGGCGCCCGCACACCAGCCCAACTCGCCCTGAACGCACCGACCGGCAGACG CAAAGAGGTGGTGGTGAGGAACTGGCTGGAAATCGCTTCAGTTGCAGATCTCAAGGACATGATTCATCAGAGAGTGAGGGGGAGGAACTTGTATCACCTCCAAAGAGACAGAAAGTTCAG GATTCAGGACCAAACACAAATCCTCCAACATCAACACACTTGACTGAAAGCTCAACAACTTCCACTGTTCCACCTCCAACCTCAGCTGCAAGCCAATCTCGGGAGAGTGACAATGAAGATGGCCAATCCCAGGGCAGTAGGAGTTCAGCCGTAGGGAGCCTGGCCAATAGCAGTAGCAGCCTGAGTAGCGGGCGGGATATAGACCAGGACAATCGATCCTCATCTCCTAGTCTTTCCGCTTCCCCTTTGGGTAGCCTGGACTCTGATTCTGATGGACCCGATTCACCAAAGCAAGGAGAACGTGAGAAAGGTAAAGAGGTTGGTGCAGGAAAGGTGAGCGGGGAGGATAGGAGAACGTTACGAGAGGGGAGAGGAGAAGAATCGTGTGGCGATGGGGAAAAACGAGACGTAGAGACAATTGAAGATTCTTCATCTCTAAAGCCCCCTTCCACTCCCTGCTCTTCCTCTAGTCTAACTCCTTCTATTCGAGGAGGAGAGTCCTCAAATGACAGCAATAGTGGGAGGAAATCATATTTCTCCCTGGACTCCAAATTGATGTGTAAAGTTGAGTATGGCTCACCAGCAGGTGTTGAAAGCAACAGAATGACTTCCAAAGCCAGCACACAGTGCATAAACAAGACAACAATCTCTGGAGGAGATTTTTCCCATAACAGCCCCAACATTCCCCATTCGTTGCCccctccacttcctcctccacctgctcTGAAGCCGTTGGAGCTTGGGGGACAAAACCTGTCGGCTGAGGTTaagacagaaagagacaaaactgaaaaaacagagaaactcaTGGACAAGGCTCAGTCCACGCCTCCTTCTCTCCTGCCACAGTCCGGCCCGCAGCCCCTGTCCCAGTCTCAGCCTCAGACCCAGCCCTCTAGTCATCCTCACCATTACAGCTCCAGTTGGCAGGGCGGGGCAGCAACTGGTTGCCAGGGGAGCTGGGGCTACTCCCGCTATCCTGGCAGCCATCACCCACAGCACCAGCCCCccgtgcagcagcagcaacttcCCTCCGTCTACAACCCGCCATCCTCTCGCCACTCCTCGTCCCACCCCTCTTACCTTCCCCATCCTCACCCCCACCCTCACAGAGAGTACCTTCCCAGGTACGCTGGAGGGGGGGGGGACAGAGAGAGGGGCCCcacaggagagagagagaggggagtAAGAGGAGAGTGTGGTGGGAGAGAGATCACCAGAGAGTTTTCTGCTCCTGttggcaacagcagcaacagtaATGGAGGGGGGAGTAGTAATAATGGCTGTGGTGCAATGAGTGTCCCCAACAGCATTTCAGCTAGGGAGTTTGGGGGGATACCCGTAGGGCAGAACAGGGAGTACCAAGGCTCAGGAAGAGATGGACCCAACTTAGGTCCAGATCGAAGAGACTTTGGTTCAGCATTCAGGGACAGGGAGCGCGAAAGGGAACGGGAAGGAGGAAGGGAGTTTAATCTGCCAAATCAAAATCAGAATAGAGACTTTGGCCCCACTGGACCTGCAGGGGGGCACCCAAGAGACAAAGATGGCAACAGATGGAATGAGTTTGGGAGCCAGACAAGAGAGGTTGTGAGCAACAGCAACCCTAATAACAACTCCATACCACAGGGGAACCCCCCAAGTTCAACCAGTGGTCTACCAGTCGCCCCCATGCTGAACCGTGACCCACCTGCGTCACCCCAAAACAACCTCAATCACCCTTCTCATTCCTCTCTTCCCCAGCATCCCCATTCTCATCCCCCAAATTCATCCAACAGGGATTTCCCTCCACCCATGGACCAGACACAAATGCCTTCAACTGGAGGAGATCACTTCCACAGAGACTATCCTCCAAGTGGAGGAAAAGACTTTCCAGCTGGGGCACCTCCTTCTGCTGGCACAAATCGAGAGTACCTAAGTTCCCCTGGAGTGACTCCAAACCTGGGACGAGAGTACCCAGGGACAGGAGGAACGCAACATACCCACCCACCTCACCCCCACTACCAGCCTGGGCCcaaagacagagagagggatTCAAACCTGCGAGAGTCTGCTCTCTACCAAAGCCGTGGAGGCCCTAATCAGCCTCCTGCactctctccttcctcctcttccagcCATCATGGACAATATCCACATCCGCCTCCTCAGCCACCTGTACACCCCCCTCAAAGCTCCCATTCCCAGGCACCCCAATCAACTATGGGACCTAGTACACGTCCTCCACACTATCAGTCCTCTGCTCAAACTCCTCCAACACCTCTATCTCCCTTACCAAGCCCATCTACCAATCAGATGGGAGCCTTCTCATCCTTTCCCTCTAGTTCTTCCTCTGCACCCAACTCACAACTTCCCGTTCCAGGTGTGTCATCCAGCTGTTCACCTGGATGCCGCAGTTCGTCTTTCCATGGCACTGTGAACAATCATCCTCAGTTCAGTGGCACCTATCACTCCAACGGAAGCAACGGCAGCACCATGGCAAACAGCAGTAGCAACAGTAGCGCAGTCAGCAGTAGCAGCAACGCAAACTCACAGGCACCCTCACCTCAGAATGTCTCGAAGGCACCACCACCTCTCAGTAACTccaccaacaacaacagcaatgtCTCAACACCTGCCTTGACCTCATCACTTCCTGGTGTGGAGGGACATTCAGTCTCAGGTCTACCTCCAACAGCCGTAATCAAGGAAGAACCACCAGAGGACCGGGAAGAAACTGAAAGCCCTCCCCTGGTGTTAAGAAGTCCCTCACCTGAACCAAAACATGTGGATATTCCTATTCACGCCAGCCAATCAGCACG GTTTCACAAGGTCCTTGACAGAGGCAGCAGCAACTCCTGTGCCCGCAGCGATGTCCTCTTTGTCCCATTGGACGGCtccaaactgtggaaaaagagGAACGAGATGATCGAAAGAGCTCGCAGGGAAGTTGAACAGAGGGCCAGAGAcctgagagagaaagaaagggaaCGGGAAAGAGAGCGTGAGAGAGAACTGGATCGGCATCTACAG CACCAGAAGGATGTCAGTGCTGCTGGAGGGGGACGCCAGGGTTCCTCACTCTTCTTCCCCCCCTCGTCCTCCATCATTCTTGacccttcctcttcctccgccTCTTCCTCCGCCAACGTAGTCGCCCACGCTCCCGCTCACCCACAGCATCACCCCTCACATCCACATGCTCATCTTCCACCGACACATCATCTCCACCCCTCTCTGTCCCACGCTATTCCCCACTCCCTCCTCTTACCCACCATGGGTGGGGCGTCGGCAGTGGTTGGTGGTCCTCAGGGGGCCCTGGGAATTGGGTTAGGAGGTCCATATTTAGGACCTGACACACCAGCCCTGAGAACCCTGAGCGAATACGCTCGCCCACATGCCATGTCTCCTCTTAGTGCAGCGAGTCGTGCTCAGGCACACCACCCTCAAGTTCACCATGGTCACCCCCACGTCCACCCCTCATTCTTCCTCCCTCAATTACAAAACCATGCTTTGAGCCACCCACACCACCTACCTACCgatgcagcaacagcagcagccatCTTGGGCTTTTTGTACGGTGGCAGCCTTGAAGGTGGTCCAGGTGTGCCGGGGCACCCTGGGATGGCCGGGGGCCCCGTACCAGGAGGAATTGGCGGTGCGGGTTTGGGAGGCATGGGTTTCCCTCACGCAATGGCAGCTCATCGAGATCGGCTAAAGCCTGGATTTGAGTTTAAGAGTGATGAGCGGGTTTATCCTGTGGGATCCATACCCGACCCTGCAGCTATTGCACTTGCTCATTCGCATGCGCATGCCCACAGCAACGCCCATGCACATGCTCACTCCCTGCTGCTTGCAGGAGGTGCAGCAGCTAATGAAGTATCACTCTATGGCACTCCAccccctcctcctgctccaCCTGGACCTCCACACCTTCAAAACCCAACCCTGGCACAAGTAACCCGACCTCCACAACCTCCTGCTCCACAGTCACTGTCTAATCCTCCTCCTTCATCCCTCCTTCCACCTTCCCTCCCCTCTCACCCTTCATCTGCCCCCTCAGCCCCGGCACCACCTTCCGCATCTCCAAACGCTCCTCCTCAACCACCGACCTCCAACTCTTCCTCACTTCATCAGCCAGTGCCCCACTCTTCTTTCCCTAACTCCCTGTCCTCTCACGTGCCTCCGCCTCCTGCCCCAGCTGCTCCGCCCGAGACTTATCCGACTCCCACGCGCTCCCCTGCCTCGTACGAGCGCGACAGGAGCGGAGCGAGGGAACGGGAGAGGGAGCGGGACAGAGCAGCTTTGCCGGCCTTTGGggacagagagcgagaaagagagagggagcgaGAAAGGGGAGGGAGTGGGGGAGGCGGAGGAGCAGGAGCGGGGAATGGAGGCGGAACagggggaggaggtggaggagagaaCCTGGGGCGTCTTCAGATGTTGAATGTGACGCCTCATCATCACCAGCATTCACACATCCACTCACATCTTCACCTGCACCAGCAAGACACAG CGGCGGGCGGGGTTCACCCCCTGATGGACCCGTTGGCGTCGGGGTCTCCTTTGGCTCGCCTTCCTTACCCAGGAGCAGCACTCGGCACGCCCATCCTGGCTCACCCCCTCACTGACAGCGAGGTGCTTCGCCAACAGCTGTTCGGTGAGGAGAAGGCTCCTCGTCCAT GTGCTCCTTTCCGTGACTTGCCCCAGCCTTCCTCCCTCACCGGTCCCATGTCAGCGGCCCATCAGCTCCAGGCCATGCAGCAGGCCCAGAGCGCGGAGCTGCAGATCCAGAGACTGGCCCTGGAACAGCAGTGGAtccaccaccatcaccaccactcCCTCACACAGGACGAGTATTTCAG tCACCTGAAGAAAGAGAGTGACAAGACCCTGTGA
- the atn1 gene encoding atrophin-1 isoform X2 codes for MKTRTHKESMPMRSGRRRGASEERRGRRPHTSPTRPERTDRQTQRGGGEELAGNRFSCRSQGHDSSESEGEELVSPPKRQKVQDSGPNTNPPTSTHLTESSTTSTVPPPTSAASQSRESDNEDGQSQGSRSSAVGSLANSSSSLSSGRDIDQDNRSSSPSLSASPLGSLDSDSDGPDSPKQGEREKGKEVGAGKVSGEDRRTLREGRGEESCGDGEKRDVETIEDSSSLKPPSTPCSSSSLTPSIRGGESSNDSNSGRKSYFSLDSKLMCKVEYGSPAGVESNRMTSKASTQCINKTTISGGDFSHNSPNIPHSLPPPLPPPPALKPLELGGQNLSAEVKTERDKTEKTEKLMDKAQSTPPSLLPQSGPQPLSQSQPQTQPSSHPHHYSSSWQGGAATGCQGSWGYSRYPGSHHPQHQPPVQQQQLPSVYNPPSSRHSSSHPSYLPHPHPHPHREYLPRYAGGGGDRERGPTGERERGVRGECGGREITREFSAPVGNSSNSNGGGSSNNGCGAMSVPNSISAREFGGIPVGQNREYQGSGRDGPNLGPDRRDFGSAFRDREREREREGGREFNLPNQNQNRDFGPTGPAGGHPRDKDGNRWNEFGSQTREVVSNSNPNNNSIPQGNPPSSTSGLPVAPMLNRDPPASPQNNLNHPSHSSLPQHPHSHPPNSSNRDFPPPMDQTQMPSTGGDHFHRDYPPSGGKDFPAGAPPSAGTNREYLSSPGVTPNLGREYPGTGGTQHTHPPHPHYQPGPKDRERDSNLRESALYQSRGGPNQPPALSPSSSSSHHGQYPHPPPQPPVHPPQSSHSQAPQSTMGPSTRPPHYQSSAQTPPTPLSPLPSPSTNQMGAFSSFPSSSSSAPNSQLPVPGVSSSCSPGCRSSSFHGTVNNHPQFSGTYHSNGSNGSTMANSSSNSSAVSSSSNANSQAPSPQNVSKAPPPLSNSTNNNSNVSTPALTSSLPGVEGHSVSGLPPTAVIKEEPPEDREETESPPLVLRSPSPEPKHVDIPIHASQSARFHKVLDRGSSNSCARSDVLFVPLDGSKLWKKRNEMIERARREVEQRARDLREKERERERERERELDRHLQHQKDVSAAGGGRQGSSLFFPPSSSIILDPSSSSASSSANVVAHAPAHPQHHPSHPHAHLPPTHHLHPSLSHAIPHSLLLPTMGGASAVVGGPQGALGIGLGGPYLGPDTPALRTLSEYARPHAMSPLSAASRAQAHHPQVHHGHPHVHPSFFLPQLQNHALSHPHHLPTDAATAAAILGFLYGGSLEGGPGVPGHPGMAGGPVPGGIGGAGLGGMGFPHAMAAHRDRLKPGFEFKSDERVYPVGSIPDPAAIALAHSHAHAHSNAHAHAHSLLLAGGAAANEVSLYGTPPPPPAPPGPPHLQNPTLAQVTRPPQPPAPQSLSNPPPSSLLPPSLPSHPSSAPSAPAPPSASPNAPPQPPTSNSSSLHQPVPHSSFPNSLSSHVPPPPAPAAPPETYPTPTRSPASYERDRSGARERERERDRAALPAFGDRERERERERERGGSGGGGGAGAGNGGGTGGGGGGENLGRLQMLNVTPHHHQHSHIHSHLHLHQQDTAAGGVHPLMDPLASGSPLARLPYPGAALGTPILAHPLTDSEVLRQQLFGAPFRDLPQPSSLTGPMSAAHQLQAMQQAQSAELQIQRLALEQQWIHHHHHHSLTQDEYFSHLKKESDKTL; via the exons ATGAAAACAAGGACGCACAAAGAATCG ATGCCCATGCGCAGTGGGCGAAGGAGGGGGGCAAGTGAGGAGAGAAGGGGCAGGCGCCCGCACACCAGCCCAACTCGCCCTGAACGCACCGACCGGCAGACG CAAAGAGGTGGTGGTGAGGAACTGGCTGGAAATCGCTTCAGTTGCAGATCTCAAGGACATGATTCATCAGAGAGTGAGGGGGAGGAACTTGTATCACCTCCAAAGAGACAGAAAGTTCAG GATTCAGGACCAAACACAAATCCTCCAACATCAACACACTTGACTGAAAGCTCAACAACTTCCACTGTTCCACCTCCAACCTCAGCTGCAAGCCAATCTCGGGAGAGTGACAATGAAGATGGCCAATCCCAGGGCAGTAGGAGTTCAGCCGTAGGGAGCCTGGCCAATAGCAGTAGCAGCCTGAGTAGCGGGCGGGATATAGACCAGGACAATCGATCCTCATCTCCTAGTCTTTCCGCTTCCCCTTTGGGTAGCCTGGACTCTGATTCTGATGGACCCGATTCACCAAAGCAAGGAGAACGTGAGAAAGGTAAAGAGGTTGGTGCAGGAAAGGTGAGCGGGGAGGATAGGAGAACGTTACGAGAGGGGAGAGGAGAAGAATCGTGTGGCGATGGGGAAAAACGAGACGTAGAGACAATTGAAGATTCTTCATCTCTAAAGCCCCCTTCCACTCCCTGCTCTTCCTCTAGTCTAACTCCTTCTATTCGAGGAGGAGAGTCCTCAAATGACAGCAATAGTGGGAGGAAATCATATTTCTCCCTGGACTCCAAATTGATGTGTAAAGTTGAGTATGGCTCACCAGCAGGTGTTGAAAGCAACAGAATGACTTCCAAAGCCAGCACACAGTGCATAAACAAGACAACAATCTCTGGAGGAGATTTTTCCCATAACAGCCCCAACATTCCCCATTCGTTGCCccctccacttcctcctccacctgctcTGAAGCCGTTGGAGCTTGGGGGACAAAACCTGTCGGCTGAGGTTaagacagaaagagacaaaactgaaaaaacagagaaactcaTGGACAAGGCTCAGTCCACGCCTCCTTCTCTCCTGCCACAGTCCGGCCCGCAGCCCCTGTCCCAGTCTCAGCCTCAGACCCAGCCCTCTAGTCATCCTCACCATTACAGCTCCAGTTGGCAGGGCGGGGCAGCAACTGGTTGCCAGGGGAGCTGGGGCTACTCCCGCTATCCTGGCAGCCATCACCCACAGCACCAGCCCCccgtgcagcagcagcaacttcCCTCCGTCTACAACCCGCCATCCTCTCGCCACTCCTCGTCCCACCCCTCTTACCTTCCCCATCCTCACCCCCACCCTCACAGAGAGTACCTTCCCAGGTACGCTGGAGGGGGGGGGGACAGAGAGAGGGGCCCcacaggagagagagagaggggagtAAGAGGAGAGTGTGGTGGGAGAGAGATCACCAGAGAGTTTTCTGCTCCTGttggcaacagcagcaacagtaATGGAGGGGGGAGTAGTAATAATGGCTGTGGTGCAATGAGTGTCCCCAACAGCATTTCAGCTAGGGAGTTTGGGGGGATACCCGTAGGGCAGAACAGGGAGTACCAAGGCTCAGGAAGAGATGGACCCAACTTAGGTCCAGATCGAAGAGACTTTGGTTCAGCATTCAGGGACAGGGAGCGCGAAAGGGAACGGGAAGGAGGAAGGGAGTTTAATCTGCCAAATCAAAATCAGAATAGAGACTTTGGCCCCACTGGACCTGCAGGGGGGCACCCAAGAGACAAAGATGGCAACAGATGGAATGAGTTTGGGAGCCAGACAAGAGAGGTTGTGAGCAACAGCAACCCTAATAACAACTCCATACCACAGGGGAACCCCCCAAGTTCAACCAGTGGTCTACCAGTCGCCCCCATGCTGAACCGTGACCCACCTGCGTCACCCCAAAACAACCTCAATCACCCTTCTCATTCCTCTCTTCCCCAGCATCCCCATTCTCATCCCCCAAATTCATCCAACAGGGATTTCCCTCCACCCATGGACCAGACACAAATGCCTTCAACTGGAGGAGATCACTTCCACAGAGACTATCCTCCAAGTGGAGGAAAAGACTTTCCAGCTGGGGCACCTCCTTCTGCTGGCACAAATCGAGAGTACCTAAGTTCCCCTGGAGTGACTCCAAACCTGGGACGAGAGTACCCAGGGACAGGAGGAACGCAACATACCCACCCACCTCACCCCCACTACCAGCCTGGGCCcaaagacagagagagggatTCAAACCTGCGAGAGTCTGCTCTCTACCAAAGCCGTGGAGGCCCTAATCAGCCTCCTGCactctctccttcctcctcttccagcCATCATGGACAATATCCACATCCGCCTCCTCAGCCACCTGTACACCCCCCTCAAAGCTCCCATTCCCAGGCACCCCAATCAACTATGGGACCTAGTACACGTCCTCCACACTATCAGTCCTCTGCTCAAACTCCTCCAACACCTCTATCTCCCTTACCAAGCCCATCTACCAATCAGATGGGAGCCTTCTCATCCTTTCCCTCTAGTTCTTCCTCTGCACCCAACTCACAACTTCCCGTTCCAGGTGTGTCATCCAGCTGTTCACCTGGATGCCGCAGTTCGTCTTTCCATGGCACTGTGAACAATCATCCTCAGTTCAGTGGCACCTATCACTCCAACGGAAGCAACGGCAGCACCATGGCAAACAGCAGTAGCAACAGTAGCGCAGTCAGCAGTAGCAGCAACGCAAACTCACAGGCACCCTCACCTCAGAATGTCTCGAAGGCACCACCACCTCTCAGTAACTccaccaacaacaacagcaatgtCTCAACACCTGCCTTGACCTCATCACTTCCTGGTGTGGAGGGACATTCAGTCTCAGGTCTACCTCCAACAGCCGTAATCAAGGAAGAACCACCAGAGGACCGGGAAGAAACTGAAAGCCCTCCCCTGGTGTTAAGAAGTCCCTCACCTGAACCAAAACATGTGGATATTCCTATTCACGCCAGCCAATCAGCACG GTTTCACAAGGTCCTTGACAGAGGCAGCAGCAACTCCTGTGCCCGCAGCGATGTCCTCTTTGTCCCATTGGACGGCtccaaactgtggaaaaagagGAACGAGATGATCGAAAGAGCTCGCAGGGAAGTTGAACAGAGGGCCAGAGAcctgagagagaaagaaagggaaCGGGAAAGAGAGCGTGAGAGAGAACTGGATCGGCATCTACAG CACCAGAAGGATGTCAGTGCTGCTGGAGGGGGACGCCAGGGTTCCTCACTCTTCTTCCCCCCCTCGTCCTCCATCATTCTTGacccttcctcttcctccgccTCTTCCTCCGCCAACGTAGTCGCCCACGCTCCCGCTCACCCACAGCATCACCCCTCACATCCACATGCTCATCTTCCACCGACACATCATCTCCACCCCTCTCTGTCCCACGCTATTCCCCACTCCCTCCTCTTACCCACCATGGGTGGGGCGTCGGCAGTGGTTGGTGGTCCTCAGGGGGCCCTGGGAATTGGGTTAGGAGGTCCATATTTAGGACCTGACACACCAGCCCTGAGAACCCTGAGCGAATACGCTCGCCCACATGCCATGTCTCCTCTTAGTGCAGCGAGTCGTGCTCAGGCACACCACCCTCAAGTTCACCATGGTCACCCCCACGTCCACCCCTCATTCTTCCTCCCTCAATTACAAAACCATGCTTTGAGCCACCCACACCACCTACCTACCgatgcagcaacagcagcagccatCTTGGGCTTTTTGTACGGTGGCAGCCTTGAAGGTGGTCCAGGTGTGCCGGGGCACCCTGGGATGGCCGGGGGCCCCGTACCAGGAGGAATTGGCGGTGCGGGTTTGGGAGGCATGGGTTTCCCTCACGCAATGGCAGCTCATCGAGATCGGCTAAAGCCTGGATTTGAGTTTAAGAGTGATGAGCGGGTTTATCCTGTGGGATCCATACCCGACCCTGCAGCTATTGCACTTGCTCATTCGCATGCGCATGCCCACAGCAACGCCCATGCACATGCTCACTCCCTGCTGCTTGCAGGAGGTGCAGCAGCTAATGAAGTATCACTCTATGGCACTCCAccccctcctcctgctccaCCTGGACCTCCACACCTTCAAAACCCAACCCTGGCACAAGTAACCCGACCTCCACAACCTCCTGCTCCACAGTCACTGTCTAATCCTCCTCCTTCATCCCTCCTTCCACCTTCCCTCCCCTCTCACCCTTCATCTGCCCCCTCAGCCCCGGCACCACCTTCCGCATCTCCAAACGCTCCTCCTCAACCACCGACCTCCAACTCTTCCTCACTTCATCAGCCAGTGCCCCACTCTTCTTTCCCTAACTCCCTGTCCTCTCACGTGCCTCCGCCTCCTGCCCCAGCTGCTCCGCCCGAGACTTATCCGACTCCCACGCGCTCCCCTGCCTCGTACGAGCGCGACAGGAGCGGAGCGAGGGAACGGGAGAGGGAGCGGGACAGAGCAGCTTTGCCGGCCTTTGGggacagagagcgagaaagagagagggagcgaGAAAGGGGAGGGAGTGGGGGAGGCGGAGGAGCAGGAGCGGGGAATGGAGGCGGAACagggggaggaggtggaggagagaaCCTGGGGCGTCTTCAGATGTTGAATGTGACGCCTCATCATCACCAGCATTCACACATCCACTCACATCTTCACCTGCACCAGCAAGACACAG CGGCGGGCGGGGTTCACCCCCTGATGGACCCGTTGGCGTCGGGGTCTCCTTTGGCTCGCCTTCCTTACCCAGGAGCAGCACTCGGCACGCCCATCCTGGCTCACCCCCTCACTGACAGCGAGGTGCTTCGCCAACAGCTGTTCG GTGCTCCTTTCCGTGACTTGCCCCAGCCTTCCTCCCTCACCGGTCCCATGTCAGCGGCCCATCAGCTCCAGGCCATGCAGCAGGCCCAGAGCGCGGAGCTGCAGATCCAGAGACTGGCCCTGGAACAGCAGTGGAtccaccaccatcaccaccactcCCTCACACAGGACGAGTATTTCAG tCACCTGAAGAAAGAGAGTGACAAGACCCTGTGA